The genomic region TGAAATCGGTGAGAAGATCGCCGACTCCATCGTGACATATACCGCACATCCGGACTTCAGGGAACTGATAGACAAATTGGCGCGGTATGGCGTGAATATGACGGAGGAAGTCCAGGAAGCATCAAGTGGCGCACTTGAGGGAATGACATTCGTCCTGACGGGGAAACTTGCAGAGCTGACAAGGAATGAAGCCAAGTCGATGATAGAGGATGCTGGTGGAAAGGTGACCGGCAGCGTCTCCAGTAAAACGGATGTGGTCGTTGCGGGGGAGGATGCCGGAAGCAAACTTGAAAAGGCACAATCCCTTGGCGTGACGGTCTGGAACGAACAGGAATTCATAGAGAAGATGGGGCCACGGTCATGATGAAGAAATATATATTGCCACTGTTGCTTATGATGTCCCTTCTGGCGGCATGCAGCTCAGAGGAAGCGGTGCAGCAGAACGAGGATGAGGGGGAGCGCGAGCAGGAAATGAACACGGCCCCGGTGGAGGAGCAGGAGGAGACGGTGACTTCGAATGATGAAGCGGGATATTACCGTACCGTCATCCCATACGAACTTTCACCATCCCGTGGGCTCACCAGCTCCAATATGGTATCGAACTACAACATCGAAGCATTTGAAAAGGGACTCTTCGAGTTGAGCAAAGGCTCATTCAGCCCGGATGAATACGTCTTCCGCGAAGGTCAGGTGTTCACCGAGGAGATGATCCGCGGCTACCTCGGGCGCAGCTACACGATGGAAGAGATCGAAGGGATGTCTGAAGAGGAGAAGGCACAGAACAATGCATTCAGCAATCTTGGCCTCAACCCTTCTGCCGAAGGGGAAACAGACCCTGAAGCCATCGCTCAGAAAGCCCCCCTCTACCTCTCCCATATATTGGAGCAAAATTATATGATTCCTTCAGAAGATGGGGAGGATCTTGAGTTCGGAGGCATGACGATCGGGTTGGCGATGAACAGTGAATACCATTATCAGAAAGAGCAGTATGGGCCGACCTTCACAAGGGAACTCGATGCAGAGACGGTCAGGCAGGAAGGGGAGCAGATGGCTGAGGAAATTCTTGAGCGTTTGCGTGCCAATGAAGACTACAAGGAAATGAAGATCGTTTTCGGCATCTTCATCCAGTCCACAGATACGTCCATCACACCCGGAAATTTCGTCTCCACTGCAGTGGTGGAGGGAGGCGCAGATGAGATTTCAAGCTTCGAAGAGGTCAATGAGAACTATGTCCTCCTGCCTTCTTCCGATGCCAGTGCCGTCAGCGAAGAAATAAACAGCGAGTATCAGAACTTCAACAGGAAGCTGGAATCATACTTCGACAGCTTCACGACCTCCATCGGCCATGGGTACTTTGTCGATGGGGCGCTTGAGCAGCTGACTATAGAGATTCCGGTGGAATACAGCAGCCGCGGTGAAATCATCGGCCTGACGCAGTATGTAAGGGGTCTCGTTGCAGAGCATTTCAGGAGTACGGAAGTCGAGGTTTCGATTAAAGACAAAAACCAGTCCTATGCGCTGATCACCAAGGATGAGCAAGAGAACATCAACGTGCACATATACGAATAGAAGAACAAAAAAGGAGCACCCCGTGCGGGTGCTCCTTTTCGTGTATCCTACTTGCTCTGTTTAAGGATGTTCGTCGTTTCATCGAATTCGGCTTCCATCTCTTTGGAGATGCCTGTACCTTGGGTCATCTTACTTACAATGATTGCTGCAAGTGTGGATACGATGACACCAGGGATGATTTCGTAGAGGCCGGTACCGAATGTGCCCGCTGCGATCCAGATGATGACAGTTGCGGCACCACCGATGATGGCTGCAACTGCACCTGCCCGTGTCAGGCCTTTCCAATGGAGTGAAAGGACGACGAGCGGTCCGAATGCTGCACCGAACCCTGCCCAGGCATTGGCGACGATGTTGAGGATGACGGATTCATCATCCCATGCAATGATGATTGCAACGATGGCGACGAGTACGACGGAAAGGCGTCCAAGAAGCACGAAGTGCTTGTCGAGCTCCTCTTTCGATTTCGTCTCCTTATCGACCGTTTTGCGTCTCATGATCTTGTAGAAATCCTGAACCAGTGAACTGGATGTAACGAGAAGCTGTGAAGAAATCGTACTCATGATTGCTGCAAGAATCGCTGCCAGGAAGAATCCACCGATAAGCGGATGGAAGAGCACCTGGCTCATGAGGATGAGGATCGTCTCAGGGTCTGCCACGTCATTCGCTGTGGCATCCGTGAATGCGATCCCGAGCAGACCTGTCAGACACGCACCGACGAGTGCGATGGACATCCAAGTGATGCCGATCCGACGGGCTTTCGGAATGATCTTATGGGATCTAATGGACATGAAGCGCACGATGATGTGCGGCTGTCCAAAGTAGCCGAAGCCCCATGCCAGGTTGCTCAGGATGGTGATGATCGATACACCGCTGATGAATGACAGATAGTTGACATCCGCAGCTGCACCGAGGTCCTCTATCCTGACGAAAGGTTCGACTCCCTGTCCTGTAAGGTTCATCCATGCAACGATCGGAATCAGGACGATTGCGATGAACATGATCGTCCCCTGGAAGAAGTCGGTCAGACTGACTGCCAGATATCCCCCGACGAATGTATAGATGACCACGACAGCTGCTGTGACGAAAAGTCCCCAGTGGTAGGGCACATCAAATGCACTTTGGAAAAGCTTACCGCCGGATACCATGCCGCTTGCCGTGTAGACCGCAAAGAATATTACTATAACGAGACCGGAAACGATTTTCAGAATATGTTTGTCATCTTTAAAGCGGTTCTCGAAGAAGTCCGGCAGTGTGATGGAGTCTTCGGAAACCTCCGAGTAGACACGCAGTCTTGGTGCCACCACCCAATAGTTGATGTATGCACCGATTGTGAGACCGATGGCGATCCAGATGCTGGACAGGCCGACGCTGTACATGCTGCCCGGCAGACCCATGAGCATCCAGCCACTCATATCCGATGCACCTGCGGATAGTGCAGTGACCCAAGGGCCGATGTTACGGCCGCCAAGCATGTATCCACTTAGGTCTGATGTGGATTGCTTATAGGCATAGAGTCCGATGATGATCAGAACGATGAAGTACAATGCCATCATTATGTACTCCTGCCATCCAGCCGTGAATGTAAATTGT from Salinicoccus sp. RF5 harbors:
- a CDS encoding CamS family sex pheromone protein produces the protein MMKKYILPLLLMMSLLAACSSEEAVQQNEDEGEREQEMNTAPVEEQEETVTSNDEAGYYRTVIPYELSPSRGLTSSNMVSNYNIEAFEKGLFELSKGSFSPDEYVFREGQVFTEEMIRGYLGRSYTMEEIEGMSEEEKAQNNAFSNLGLNPSAEGETDPEAIAQKAPLYLSHILEQNYMIPSEDGEDLEFGGMTIGLAMNSEYHYQKEQYGPTFTRELDAETVRQEGEQMAEEILERLRANEDYKEMKIVFGIFIQSTDTSITPGNFVSTAVVEGGADEISSFEEVNENYVLLPSSDASAVSEEINSEYQNFNRKLESYFDSFTTSIGHGYFVDGALEQLTIEIPVEYSSRGEIIGLTQYVRGLVAEHFRSTEVEVSIKDKNQSYALITKDEQENINVHIYE
- the putP gene encoding sodium/proline symporter PutP encodes the protein MILNSAQFTFTAGWQEYIMMALYFIVLIIIGLYAYKQSTSDLSGYMLGGRNIGPWVTALSAGASDMSGWMLMGLPGSMYSVGLSSIWIAIGLTIGAYINYWVVAPRLRVYSEVSEDSITLPDFFENRFKDDKHILKIVSGLVIVIFFAVYTASGMVSGGKLFQSAFDVPYHWGLFVTAAVVVIYTFVGGYLAVSLTDFFQGTIMFIAIVLIPIVAWMNLTGQGVEPFVRIEDLGAAADVNYLSFISGVSIITILSNLAWGFGYFGQPHIIVRFMSIRSHKIIPKARRIGITWMSIALVGACLTGLLGIAFTDATANDVADPETILILMSQVLFHPLIGGFFLAAILAAIMSTISSQLLVTSSSLVQDFYKIMRRKTVDKETKSKEELDKHFVLLGRLSVVLVAIVAIIIAWDDESVILNIVANAWAGFGAAFGPLVVLSLHWKGLTRAGAVAAIIGGAATVIIWIAAGTFGTGLYEIIPGVIVSTLAAIIVSKMTQGTGISKEMEAEFDETTNILKQSK